Part of the Candidatus Moraniibacteriota bacterium genome is shown below.
ATCGCCGTCTCTCAATTATCGATCTCTCCCTACTTGGCCACCAGCCCATGCGATATCTCAATCGTTATGAAATTGTCTTCAATGGAGAAATATACAACTTCCAAGAAAAACGAAAAGCTCTTGAACGAGATGGGTACACATTTATATCACAATCTGATACTGAAGTTATTCTTGCGCTCTACGATAAATATCGGGAAAGATGTGTAGATCATCTTCGTGGAATGTTTGCTTTTGTCATATACGATGAAAAGGAACAGACACTTTTTGCAACGCGTGATCGCATCGGGAAGAAGCCGTTTAAATATTTCTTTGATGGAAATACTTTTCTCTTCGCCTCTGAACTCAAAGCTATCTTAAGTCAGTCAGAATATACTCGGGAACCTGATTACGAAGCAATCCATCACTATCTTACCCTTCAGTACGTTCCCGCACCAATGACCGGATTCAAGGGCATCAAAAAACTCGAGCCGGCACACTTTCTTCTTTTGAATCTCAAGACCAAAGAACTCACAATAGAACGCTACTGGAAACTCAACTACTCGGAAAAGCTTGACCTTTCGGAAAACGAGTGGAAACGGCGCATCATTAAAACACTCGATGAAGCAACGCATCTTCGCATGATTGCCGATGTGCCAATCGGCGCATTCCTCTCTGGCGGCATCGACTCGAGCGCCATTGTCGCTATGATGGCAAGGCATTCACTGCAACCAATCAAGACTTTCTCCATCGGCTTCAAGGAAGAAAAATACAATGAACTCCCCTACGCTAGGATGATTGCAAAAAGGTTCAAGACTGACCATACAGAATTCATTGTCGAGCCAAATGCAATCGAAGTTCTCCCAATGCTCGTCAGACAGTACGAAGAGCCCTACGCCGATTCAAGTGCACTCCCAACCTATTATGTGTCAAAACTTACCCGCGAGCACGTAACTGTAGCATTGAACGGCGATGGCGGTGATGAAAATTTCGCCGGGTATACCCGCTATGCCGCCTTTCAAATTTCAAATTTCCTCAATCATTTTGACTTTCTAAACCGAATCGCCGGAAAGTCAATCACAAAATTCCTCGCTCGAAATATTCAAAACACATTTTTCGACCGACTCCATCGATTTTCCAAAAGCTTGTCTGAAGACTACCGCCGCCGATATCTCTCTTACACCGCCTATTTCACCAATGAACAAAAGGCGGCTCTCTACACAGACGAATTCAAACAACAAGTCTGGAGCGAAGATACCTACAATATCATAGCTTCCCACTTCCTCGGATCCGGCTCAAAAAATAAAACGGAACAAGCTATATACGCCGATATCGCAACATATCTCCCCGAAGATCTTCTTGCAAAAGTAGACGTCGCCACCATGACAGTCGCCCTTGAGGGACGATCCCCATTCCTTGACCACCAGCTTCTCGAGCTCACAGCAAAAATCCCCTTTCACTTCAAGCTAAAAAGCTTGAATAATAAAAAGTATATTCTGAAAGAGGCGCTTCGTGGTATCATTCCGGACGAAATCCTGTTTCGTCCAAAAATGGGCTTTGGTGTTCCAATCGACACATGGTTTCGCGGCGAACTCCGCGACTATGCTTCCGCTAAACTCCTCAGTGGGAATCTCGTGAAACGAAACCTCTTCAAAAAATCAGCCATCGAAAAGATTCTCCATACACACACCACGACAACTATTAATTTCTCCCCTCATATCTGGGCACTCCTCACACTAGAACTCTGGTTTGAAGAATATTTTTATTGATCTTATACTAAAGTTGCACTTATCATTCCCCTTATGAGAGCATTCCACGCCACTTTTCTCCGAGATCCGAAAGCACTTGATTCGCCTTTACTCACGGAAACATTTGAAACATCTGGCGAACACATTGTATCTGGCATTCTCTCAAATGGAAAGAATTGGTATCCTATAATTGGTGGCATTCCAAGGCTACTTATTGGAAAACTAAAAATAAATCTCTTGCAGATTCACCAAGAATTTCTCAGGAAATATCAAGAACAACTTCCCAAGAATGTGAAAAAAGAATGGCAGAGTGCCATAGATGCTATCCCCGATCTCAATCGGTTTTTGAAACACCAAAAGAAAACCGCTGAAAGTTTCTCCTACGAATGGAAATATATTTACAAAGAGAATGATTACGAAAAACAGAATTTCTTCCATTTTCTCTCCCCATTTGTGGAAGAAAAAAATCTGAAAGGAAAGCAGACACTCGACATCGGATGTGGATCGGGGCGCTTTACAAAATGGGCAGCTCTTTCAGGAGCAAAGGTTGCTTTCGGAAGTGACCTAGGTGAAACAGTTGAGGTCGCCTACAAAATGACCAGGAATATTCCGAATGCTTGCATCATTCAAGCAGATATTTACCATATGCCATTTCAAGACATTTTTGACATCGCCTATTCAATTGGCGTACTTCACCATCTTCCCAAGCCACAAGAAGGATTCTCTCGACTGCCACAAGTTTTGAAGTCAGGAGGACGTATGCTTATTTGGGTGTATAATCGCCGCGGAAATGCTCGTGCACTCTATTTCTATGAGCCACTGCGTTCCCTGCTTAAAAAACTCCCAAAACCATTTCTCTTCAAGCTCTGCTATATCCCCGGATTTGCCGTGCAGAGTATTAACATCTTTGGAAAACTCATCGAAAAAATCGGGTTTGAAAGACTTTCGAAAAAGCTCCCATTCTCATACTACACAAACTTTCCCTTCAATATGAAGCTGAACGATGCCTTCGATGTTCTCGCGACACCAAAGAGTAATTACTACTATCGTGAAGAAGTTGAAGAATGGTTTCGAAATGCAGGCCTGAAGGATACGAAAGTATACGAACACCAAGAAGCTGGCATTACTTGCACTGGCACAAAATGATGTTTTCTTTATATGCAAAAGAAAAAGATTCTCCATATCATACAATCACTCGGAAATGGGGGCTGTGAAAACATGCTCTTACGAACACTCCCGCTTCTCACAAGAGATTTTGAACACCACATCATTACACTTCGAGAGCTCGGCGAGCTCGGCGAGAAATTCAAAGGAAAAAACATTTCGATTGAAACAGTAGACTGGTATGGATTTTTTCACATATCCGGTTATCGCAGACTACTTAAGAAAACAAAACAATTTAGTCCTGACATCATAATCACCTACTTGTTTCACGCCGACATGATCGGTCGCATCTTTTTACAAAGAAAAGTGCCTGCATCAATCATCCCCTTTCTTCGCACTACCTACAACCATCCGAAATACCTCGTTGCGCGTATCCTCGAATGGATCACCAAACCGCTCGTCAAAAAATATCTCGCCAACTCCGAAGCCGTCAAAGATTTTTATATCAAACACATCGGCGTTCAACCAAAAAAAATCACCGTCATTCCCAATGGTCTCGATATCGAATATTTTGACTCCATTCTCCCTGATCCGGAACTTAAAAAATCTCTCGGCATCTCTCCCGACGATTTCACCATCATCTGCGTCGCCAACTTCCACGTAAACAAGGGTCACCGATACCTCCTAGAAGCTTTCGAAACGGTGTCATTGCGAAGGAGTGAATCGACCGCGACAATCCAACACCATTCCCTGAAACTTCTCCTCGTCGGCAATGGTGAAGAACGCAAAAATCTCGAGCAACAGATTGAAACCTATCGATCAAAAAACAACATACTCTTCCTTGGTCGTCGCACCGATGTTCCGCAACTTCTCAAAATTTCCAACTGCTTCATTCTTCCGACACTCTTCGAAGGAATGTCGAACGCCCTCATGGAAGCAATGGCAGCAGGACTTCCCATTATCACCACCGATATTCCGGAGAACCGCCAACTCATAAAGGATGGGGAAAGTGGTATCCTTGTGTCACTAATGAACACTAGCAATCTCGTTCAAACGATGGAAAAACTGATAAACAATGCCCGGCAGAGAGAAGTCTTAGGTAAAAATGCTAAGAATCGAATATTTAAACAACTTAATATGAATATTGTCATATCAAAATTCGAGCGACTTTTGCATTCCCTCTAAAATAAGAAATTATCAGGCATCTATGAAGAACGGGGTTACACTAAAAGTTATCATCGAAAAAAGGTCGGATGCCATATATGTATATAGCAAAGCCATTATCCAGAAATTAAAAGAAAAGTATCTCGGCATTGAAGTTATCACTGTCGATAATAGGAAGTTTAAGAGCCCTTTTCTTAATATACTTCTCGAGGTCCTAAATACGATCAAGATTATATTCCTCATCCGCCGTAAGGATATAGTTCTGTTTACCGATCCACTTCCACTCAACTTTCTCTCGTCTCTTTTCATCAAGAACAAGAAGTTTTCGCTTTTTTTTCACTATGAAGAGAGTCCTCTCTATTATAAATTCCTTCCGTTTCTATCTTTTAAAAATACATTGGATTTATTTGATGGTATTATATGCAGTTCCAACTATTCACTATCACAATTACATGCGCTTGGTATAAACAATAAAAGATGCCGCGTAATCTATGGCGGAATCGATCATCAACTTTTCAAGCCAGTTTCAAAAAAATTCTATCCGTTCGAATATATCCTCAGTGTAGGTTCCGAAGAGCCAAGAAAGAATATGGAAAATATCTTGAAGTCCTTCAAAATACTGATAAAGGACTTTCCTCAAATTAAGTTACTGAAGGTTGGAAAGGCAAGTGAGAAGAACAGAAGAGACACGATGCATTGGATAGAGAATCTCCAACTTACAGAGAGTGTCGTATTCACTGACTACGTGCAAGAGGATAAGCTTTCTTCTATATATTCCGGTGCGAAGCTCCTTTTATTCCCGTCATTTCTTGAAGGATTCGGACTCCCGGTTGTGGAAGCCATGGCATGCGGATGTCCTGTGGTAACTTCCAACCTGAACCCTCTTCAGGAGCTCATCGGCACAAAACAACGCGCCGTGAATCCAAATAATCCAAGAGAGATTGCACAAGAATGCAAGAACATTCTTACAAACCAGAGGTACCGGAGCACCATCATTAAGAACGGCCTCTTAAGAGTAAAGGAATTCAACTGGGAGGAAACTGCAAGTGGCATATACGATTACGTGACAAAAAAAGATAAGACTCACTACAAAAATTGATCTCACTCACTCCGTTTCCGGCTACTTTCTCGCTATCGCAAGAAGGCTTGGGGTGTGCACCTCTTGTTTCCCATGCCCCAAAATCTGAATAAAAATTTCGAATACGAACAACGCTATTTTTCGTAACGGATTCAACCATACATTACCAACTCCGAAGAAATTTCGTATTTCGCTATGTCTAAACCCTGCCACGGTGAGCACTTGCCTCATGCTGATACTAGTAAAGCCAAGTTCATGAGTGATGTCGCCATATCTATTTGCCGAACCATTAAAATAAGCAGCGCAATTTGGCACAACAACTATAAACATACCATCATTTGTCAAGATTCTCCGTACCCCCTCAAGGAAATCAAAGAGGTCTTCTTTTCTTATATGTTCTAGTACGTGCGATAAGTAAATCACATCGAATCTTTCGCTCGTAGCATGGATATATTCATTTATGTCAGTTTGGTGAAATTTATATGACTTGAATAGCCTCCTACATACAGCAAGTTCTTCCGTCGATATATCAACACCGGTCACGTCCTGATAGCCACGCGATTGCAAAAAAAACAAGAAATTTCCATAACCACATCCAAGATCAAGAATCTTACCTCCACTGTGAACCCCTTTCTCGAACACCTCTCCCAAGTTATCCTCTATAGGAATTTTATTCTTCCGTAATAATGCTAGAACTTGTTTTTCATCAGTAAAATCCGTTCCCTCACAATGAGAATATTGATTCGTGAGATAGTTATCAAATACGTCTTTGTTATTCATTGTAATCTATTAGCTTATTTAACAATTCTTCCCCTTACATAGATCCTGTTCAGTCCAAGATACAAATATACCAGATACAAAAATTGCTCAAGAATGTGTCTATATCCACGCGCAGTAAACCGTATATGATACAAAAATATTGCCTTAAGATTAATCTTAAGCATTATATAAACCTGACGCTTGATATTTGATATACTCACAGATCCAACATGAGCTCTCTTTTTATACAACACTTCATGCATATTCTCGAAATAGACCCCGAGTGAGAACCAACGAAGCCATAATTCATAATCTTCAGCATCGTCGTACGTCCTATCGTAATATCCGTACTCAACGAAGGTCTTCCGTTTAATCATGCAAGTAGGATTGTGCACCGGCGGAGTTCCATTGCGCAAATCGTTAGAATCGGCAGACACCACTGTTTCACATTTATCTTCCACATCTTCGAAAAATAAACAGTAGGACG
Proteins encoded:
- a CDS encoding glycosyltransferase family 4 protein, which translates into the protein MKNGVTLKVIIEKRSDAIYVYSKAIIQKLKEKYLGIEVITVDNRKFKSPFLNILLEVLNTIKIIFLIRRKDIVLFTDPLPLNFLSSLFIKNKKFSLFFHYEESPLYYKFLPFLSFKNTLDLFDGIICSSNYSLSQLHALGINNKRCRVIYGGIDHQLFKPVSKKFYPFEYILSVGSEEPRKNMENILKSFKILIKDFPQIKLLKVGKASEKNRRDTMHWIENLQLTESVVFTDYVQEDKLSSIYSGAKLLLFPSFLEGFGLPVVEAMACGCPVVTSNLNPLQELIGTKQRAVNPNNPREIAQECKNILTNQRYRSTIIKNGLLRVKEFNWEETASGIYDYVTKKDKTHYKN
- a CDS encoding class I SAM-dependent methyltransferase, coding for MNNKDVFDNYLTNQYSHCEGTDFTDEKQVLALLRKNKIPIEDNLGEVFEKGVHSGGKILDLGCGYGNFLFFLQSRGYQDVTGVDISTEELAVCRRLFKSYKFHQTDINEYIHATSERFDVIYLSHVLEHIRKEDLFDFLEGVRRILTNDGMFIVVVPNCAAYFNGSANRYGDITHELGFTSISMRQVLTVAGFRHSEIRNFFGVGNVWLNPLRKIALFVFEIFIQILGHGKQEVHTPSLLAIARK
- a CDS encoding glycosyltransferase, giving the protein MNSVDVIVARMEPLLSVVMAVYNSEKFLRKSIESVLAQTYRNFEFIIVDDGSVDMSENIIQEYAGKDNRIVYLRNEKNLGQSETRNKAIRFSKGEYIVIVDSDDICLHDRFEKQVYFFRVNPSIDVLGTSYCLFFEDVEDKCETVVSADSNDLRNGTPPVHNPTCMIKRKTFVEYGYYDRTYDDAEDYELWLRWFSLGVYFENMHEVLYKKRAHVGSVSISNIKRQVYIMLKINLKAIFLYHIRFTARGYRHILEQFLYLVYLYLGLNRIYVRGRIVK
- the asnB gene encoding asparagine synthase (glutamine-hydrolyzing) — protein: MCGIAGKISLIGHRISHKEIDCMTNAIKHRGPDDGGAYISPDKYVGLGHRRLSIIDLSLLGHQPMRYLNRYEIVFNGEIYNFQEKRKALERDGYTFISQSDTEVILALYDKYRERCVDHLRGMFAFVIYDEKEQTLFATRDRIGKKPFKYFFDGNTFLFASELKAILSQSEYTREPDYEAIHHYLTLQYVPAPMTGFKGIKKLEPAHFLLLNLKTKELTIERYWKLNYSEKLDLSENEWKRRIIKTLDEATHLRMIADVPIGAFLSGGIDSSAIVAMMARHSLQPIKTFSIGFKEEKYNELPYARMIAKRFKTDHTEFIVEPNAIEVLPMLVRQYEEPYADSSALPTYYVSKLTREHVTVALNGDGGDENFAGYTRYAAFQISNFLNHFDFLNRIAGKSITKFLARNIQNTFFDRLHRFSKSLSEDYRRRYLSYTAYFTNEQKAALYTDEFKQQVWSEDTYNIIASHFLGSGSKNKTEQAIYADIATYLPEDLLAKVDVATMTVALEGRSPFLDHQLLELTAKIPFHFKLKSLNNKKYILKEALRGIIPDEILFRPKMGFGVPIDTWFRGELRDYASAKLLSGNLVKRNLFKKSAIEKILHTHTTTTINFSPHIWALLTLELWFEEYFY
- a CDS encoding glycosyltransferase; translation: MQKKKILHIIQSLGNGGCENMLLRTLPLLTRDFEHHIITLRELGELGEKFKGKNISIETVDWYGFFHISGYRRLLKKTKQFSPDIIITYLFHADMIGRIFLQRKVPASIIPFLRTTYNHPKYLVARILEWITKPLVKKYLANSEAVKDFYIKHIGVQPKKITVIPNGLDIEYFDSILPDPELKKSLGISPDDFTIICVANFHVNKGHRYLLEAFETVSLRRSESTATIQHHSLKLLLVGNGEERKNLEQQIETYRSKNNILFLGRRTDVPQLLKISNCFILPTLFEGMSNALMEAMAAGLPIITTDIPENRQLIKDGESGILVSLMNTSNLVQTMEKLINNARQREVLGKNAKNRIFKQLNMNIVISKFERLLHSL
- a CDS encoding class I SAM-dependent methyltransferase — its product is MRAFHATFLRDPKALDSPLLTETFETSGEHIVSGILSNGKNWYPIIGGIPRLLIGKLKINLLQIHQEFLRKYQEQLPKNVKKEWQSAIDAIPDLNRFLKHQKKTAESFSYEWKYIYKENDYEKQNFFHFLSPFVEEKNLKGKQTLDIGCGSGRFTKWAALSGAKVAFGSDLGETVEVAYKMTRNIPNACIIQADIYHMPFQDIFDIAYSIGVLHHLPKPQEGFSRLPQVLKSGGRMLIWVYNRRGNARALYFYEPLRSLLKKLPKPFLFKLCYIPGFAVQSINIFGKLIEKIGFERLSKKLPFSYYTNFPFNMKLNDAFDVLATPKSNYYYREEVEEWFRNAGLKDTKVYEHQEAGITCTGTK